Proteins from a genomic interval of Desulfovibrio piger:
- a CDS encoding 30S ribosomal protein S1, translating into MTDEKNLSTFEEGSEDFAAMFAAQEAGTVRLQPGQKVTGTIITITGDSVFVDVGIKLDGIMDRKDILDAEGNESVAPGDSIEVYVVGTSAGEIRLSRSMSGAGMAALEDARDAGVPVDGRVTGTCKGGYTVSVMGKNAFCPGSQMDSVSVADAEALVGRTMQFLIIRVENRGRNIVVSRRALLDRERQENLEKVLASLNVGDTVEGRITRLASFGAFMELAPGVEGMIHLSELSWSRVNSADEAVAVGDMVRAKLLSVSKDDKGRTRISLSRKKAEGDPWLQAADRLAASTVVEGKVVRIAPFGAFVELLPGVEGLVHLSEMSWTKRVNKAEDVVNVGDVISVKIKEINVESRRISLSLRDAEGDPWQDADQRFAAGTVVTGTVESRSQFGLFVSLAPGITGLLPAGVIKNAKNSGEFSKLDKGDSVTLVVQSVDTTARRISLAPEGMEEASAAEDKSWKQHTSSAPKDAGMSIMAQALQKALQNKR; encoded by the coding sequence ATGACTGACGAAAAAAATCTGTCCACCTTCGAAGAAGGCAGCGAAGACTTCGCCGCCATGTTCGCGGCCCAGGAAGCCGGCACTGTGCGCCTGCAGCCTGGTCAGAAAGTGACGGGCACCATCATCACCATCACCGGTGACTCTGTCTTTGTGGATGTGGGCATCAAGCTGGATGGTATCATGGACCGCAAGGACATCCTCGATGCCGAAGGCAACGAAAGCGTTGCCCCCGGTGACAGCATCGAAGTCTATGTTGTGGGTACCTCCGCTGGTGAGATCCGTCTGTCCCGCTCCATGAGTGGCGCCGGTATGGCCGCCCTGGAAGACGCCCGCGACGCCGGTGTGCCCGTGGATGGCCGCGTGACCGGTACCTGCAAGGGCGGTTACACTGTCAGCGTGATGGGCAAGAATGCCTTCTGTCCCGGCAGCCAGATGGACAGCGTGAGCGTGGCTGACGCCGAAGCTCTGGTGGGCCGCACCATGCAGTTCCTCATCATCCGTGTGGAAAACCGCGGCCGCAACATCGTGGTTTCCCGCCGTGCCCTGCTGGATCGCGAACGTCAGGAAAACCTGGAAAAGGTCCTGGCTTCCCTCAATGTGGGCGATACCGTGGAAGGCCGCATCACCCGTCTGGCCTCCTTTGGTGCCTTCATGGAACTGGCCCCCGGTGTGGAAGGCATGATCCATCTTTCCGAACTCTCCTGGTCCCGCGTGAACAGCGCTGACGAAGCTGTGGCCGTGGGCGACATGGTGCGCGCCAAGCTGCTGTCCGTCAGCAAGGACGACAAGGGCCGCACCCGCATCTCCCTGTCCCGCAAGAAGGCTGAAGGCGATCCCTGGCTGCAGGCCGCTGACCGTCTGGCCGCCAGTACCGTGGTGGAAGGCAAGGTCGTGCGCATCGCTCCCTTCGGTGCCTTCGTGGAACTGCTGCCCGGCGTGGAAGGCCTGGTGCACCTTTCCGAAATGTCCTGGACCAAGCGAGTGAACAAGGCCGAGGACGTGGTGAACGTGGGCGACGTGATCTCCGTCAAGATCAAGGAGATCAATGTGGAAAGCCGCCGTATCTCCCTGAGCCTGCGTGACGCCGAAGGCGATCCCTGGCAGGATGCCGACCAGCGTTTCGCTGCCGGTACCGTGGTGACCGGTACGGTGGAAAGCCGCAGCCAGTTCGGCCTGTTTGTGAGCCTGGCTCCCGGCATCACCGGTCTGCTGCCCGCCGGCGTCATCAAGAACGCCAAGAACAGCGGTGAATTCTCCAAGCTGGACAAGGGCGACAGCGTGACCCTGGTCGTGCAGTCCGTGGATACCACTGCCCGCCGTATCAGCCTGGCCCCCGAAGGCATGGAAGAAGCTTCCGCCGCCGAAGACAAATCCTGGAAACAGCACACCAGTTCCGCTCCCAAGGATGCCGGTATGAGCATCATGGCACAGGCTTTGCAGAAGGCTCTGCAAAACAAACGCTAA